A section of the Sphaerobacter thermophilus DSM 20745 genome encodes:
- a CDS encoding GntR family transcriptional regulator, translated as MAQPVNGPGRRSTSRESGVLAEEAYHAIKRSIIRCELEPGQQVTEEQLGARFGVGRAAVRTALKRLYQERLIHGLSRNRHVIAPITLKHVNELFDVRLLLEPPAARMAAARIDADLLRRLEELCGARYEIGNRESAADFLAANTEFHATIAEASGNSMLADMVRDLLDKVERVHHMSHLLHDRNEEAFHEHYDLLEALTARDGERAERVMAEQIRAARTFVIEAMLASAAVQTVNVAPGNHGT; from the coding sequence ATGGCTCAACCGGTGAACGGCCCAGGGCGCCGCTCAACGTCCCGTGAGAGTGGTGTGCTGGCTGAGGAGGCGTATCACGCAATCAAACGCAGCATCATCCGTTGCGAGCTCGAGCCGGGGCAGCAGGTGACCGAAGAGCAGCTTGGTGCCCGATTCGGGGTCGGGCGCGCGGCGGTAAGGACGGCCCTGAAGCGGCTCTACCAGGAGCGGCTGATCCACGGGCTATCGCGCAACCGGCACGTGATCGCACCGATCACGCTCAAACACGTCAACGAGCTCTTCGATGTGCGCCTGCTCCTCGAGCCGCCCGCGGCGCGGATGGCCGCGGCACGGATCGACGCCGATCTTCTCCGGCGGCTCGAGGAGCTGTGCGGCGCACGCTACGAGATCGGTAACCGCGAGAGCGCGGCGGACTTTCTCGCAGCGAACACCGAGTTCCATGCCACGATCGCCGAGGCGTCGGGCAACAGCATGCTCGCCGACATGGTGCGGGACCTGCTCGACAAGGTGGAACGGGTCCACCACATGAGTCACCTGCTGCACGACCGGAACGAGGAGGCGTTCCACGAGCACTACGATCTGCTGGAGGCGCTGACAGCACGAGATGGGGAGCGGGCTGAGCGGGTCATGGCCGAGCAGATCCGCGCCGCCCGCACGTTCGTGATCGAGGCGATGCTGGCAAGTGCGGCCGTGCAGACGGTCAACGTCGCTCCAGGGAACCACGGAACGTAG
- a CDS encoding sugar ABC transporter substrate-binding protein, whose product MTQFRRHLQVLMLLAVAVLVIACGGSGTTPTQSASGAETTPTESASGTPEGGEEPVRIAMFLASAANAYAQAQLEGAQEVAAQMNATIDSFDGQFDSQRQYTQLQDAIASGKYDAFVISPNDGNALLPVTEEAVAAGIVIGCILAPCGSSFETLEPQVEGQVVFAGIPFFENGAQIAELVVQACEGKDPCKVAYMPGAPELPLETARLQGFNSVIEQHPHIQVILTSAGGYLAESALPVAQDVLRANPDIAVFASSGDQMINGVEQAVKDAGLEGKVALVGNGGTKSAVQAVREGRWFGTVAGYPRSEGKLATEYVIRAVRGEDVTPRGFGSEDLGAGIGPLITQDNANDFEAEWEG is encoded by the coding sequence ATGACGCAGTTCAGACGGCATCTGCAAGTACTCATGCTGTTAGCTGTCGCGGTCCTGGTGATCGCGTGTGGCGGGAGTGGGACAACACCGACGCAGAGCGCGAGCGGCGCGGAGACGACGCCCACCGAGTCGGCATCGGGCACACCAGAGGGTGGCGAAGAGCCGGTTCGGATCGCGATGTTCCTCGCCTCAGCCGCGAATGCCTACGCGCAGGCACAGCTCGAAGGCGCGCAGGAGGTCGCGGCTCAGATGAATGCGACGATCGACAGTTTCGATGGTCAGTTTGATTCCCAGCGCCAGTACACCCAACTCCAGGATGCGATTGCATCCGGGAAGTACGATGCTTTTGTGATCTCCCCCAATGACGGCAATGCTCTCCTTCCGGTCACAGAGGAAGCGGTCGCCGCGGGTATCGTGATCGGTTGCATCCTGGCCCCGTGCGGATCGAGCTTCGAAACGCTCGAACCGCAGGTAGAAGGTCAGGTCGTCTTCGCCGGCATCCCGTTCTTTGAGAACGGCGCGCAGATCGCTGAGCTTGTCGTGCAGGCGTGTGAGGGCAAGGATCCGTGCAAGGTTGCCTATATGCCCGGCGCGCCGGAGTTGCCGCTCGAGACGGCTCGTCTCCAGGGCTTCAATAGCGTCATCGAGCAGCATCCCCATATCCAGGTGATCCTGACCTCAGCAGGTGGCTACCTGGCGGAGTCCGCACTGCCCGTCGCACAGGATGTGCTGCGCGCGAACCCCGACATCGCTGTGTTCGCCTCGAGCGGTGACCAGATGATCAATGGTGTCGAGCAGGCGGTCAAGGACGCGGGCCTGGAGGGCAAGGTGGCGCTGGTCGGCAACGGCGGCACCAAGTCGGCGGTGCAGGCAGTGCGCGAAGGCCGCTGGTTCGGGACCGTGGCTGGGTACCCACGGTCTGAGGGGAAGCTCGCAACCGAGTACGTCATCCGGGCTGTCCGAGGTGAAGATGTCACGCCGCGTGGCTTCGGCTCCGAGGATCTGGGTGCCGGCATTGGGCCTCTTATTACGCAGGACAACGCCAACGACTTCGAGGCGGAGTGGGAAGGCTAG
- a CDS encoding sigma 54-interacting transcriptional regulator, translated as MTKPRTLGELRESGYQVLSVREEMRKNLIQKLRTGEPIFPGVIGYDHTVIPQVENAILSGQDIIFLGERGQAKTRMARSLVNLLDEEVPAVAGSEIHDNPFAPISRYARDLIAEKGDYTPIVWIRREERYAEKLATPDTTIADLIGEVDPIKVAEGRYLSDELTIHYGLIPRTNRGIFAINELPDLAERIQVGLLNILEERDVQIRGYRIRLPLDVYIVASANPEDYTNRGRIITPLKDRYGSQIRTHYPETIDLEIEIMEQERRQFDTDGIEVMVPDFMREVVAEITHLARRSHDVSQRSGVSVRMSISNYENVISNAIKRAIRLGEKQAVPRISDLHAAVASTTGKIELEALGEVQEDRIVDKLMQGAVLTTFNRYFSVRDFDDLVLAFENGLTVETSDMMPAMNYVHQVSHIDGFREAAGRLGAAGNPSAIASAVEFVLEGLHLNRRLNKDTGGRTGVRYRG; from the coding sequence ATGACTAAGCCGCGGACCCTCGGCGAACTTCGGGAGAGCGGCTATCAGGTGCTCTCGGTCCGGGAGGAGATGCGTAAGAACCTGATCCAGAAGCTCCGCACCGGGGAGCCGATCTTCCCTGGTGTGATCGGGTACGATCACACCGTGATCCCGCAGGTTGAGAACGCCATCCTCTCCGGGCAGGACATCATCTTCCTCGGCGAGCGCGGGCAGGCCAAGACCCGGATGGCCCGCAGCCTCGTCAACCTCCTCGACGAGGAGGTCCCGGCAGTGGCCGGCAGCGAGATCCACGACAACCCGTTTGCGCCGATTAGCCGCTACGCCCGCGACCTGATCGCCGAGAAGGGGGACTACACCCCGATCGTCTGGATTCGCCGGGAGGAACGCTACGCGGAGAAGCTGGCGACGCCGGACACCACCATTGCCGACCTGATCGGCGAGGTGGACCCGATCAAGGTGGCCGAGGGGCGGTACCTCTCCGACGAGTTGACCATCCACTACGGGCTTATCCCGCGGACAAACCGGGGCATCTTCGCCATCAACGAGTTGCCAGATCTGGCCGAGCGCATCCAGGTAGGCCTGCTGAACATCCTTGAGGAGCGGGATGTCCAGATCCGCGGCTACCGGATCCGCCTGCCGCTCGACGTCTACATCGTGGCGAGCGCCAACCCGGAGGACTACACCAACCGCGGGCGCATCATCACGCCGCTCAAGGACCGCTACGGCTCGCAGATCCGGACGCACTACCCGGAGACGATCGATCTTGAGATCGAGATCATGGAGCAGGAGCGGCGGCAGTTCGACACCGACGGCATCGAGGTGATGGTGCCCGACTTCATGCGCGAGGTTGTGGCCGAGATCACGCACCTGGCCCGGCGCAGCCACGATGTGAGCCAGCGCTCCGGCGTCAGCGTGCGTATGTCGATCTCCAACTATGAAAACGTCATCAGCAACGCCATCAAGCGAGCGATCCGCCTGGGTGAGAAGCAGGCAGTGCCGCGCATCAGCGACCTGCACGCCGCGGTCGCCTCGACGACCGGCAAGATCGAGCTCGAGGCGCTCGGCGAGGTCCAGGAGGACCGCATCGTCGACAAGCTGATGCAGGGAGCGGTGCTGACCACGTTCAACCGCTACTTCTCCGTGCGCGACTTCGACGACCTGGTACTTGCCTTCGAGAACGGCCTGACCGTGGAGACCTCGGACATGATGCCGGCGATGAACTACGTGCACCAGGTCTCGCACATCGACGGGTTCCGCGAGGCGGCGGGCCGGCTCGGCGCCGCGGGCAACCCCAGCGCCATCGCGTCCGCCGTCGAGTTCGTGCTCGAAGGGCTGCATCTCAACCGCCGGCTGAACAAGGACACGGGTGGACGCACGGGTGTGCGCTACCGGGGATAG
- a CDS encoding biotin/lipoate A/B protein ligase, whose product MHGEYKTPGGKLVVVDCEVRDGHVVDVQVSGDFFLEPAEALTAITAAIEGIPADLDEEAIAARVRAALAPDVAMIGFSPEAVARAVRRALA is encoded by the coding sequence GTGCACGGAGAGTACAAGACCCCCGGAGGCAAGTTGGTGGTCGTCGACTGCGAGGTGCGCGACGGCCACGTCGTCGACGTCCAGGTCAGCGGCGACTTCTTCCTCGAACCGGCGGAGGCGCTCACCGCCATCACTGCCGCGATCGAGGGGATACCCGCCGACCTCGATGAGGAGGCCATCGCCGCGCGTGTCCGCGCCGCCCTCGCGCCCGACGTCGCCATGATCGGGTTCAGCCCGGAGGCGGTGGCGCGCGCCGTCCGGAGGGCACTGGCATGA
- a CDS encoding UDP-glucose/GDP-mannose dehydrogenase family protein: MVQARVGVIGYGVVGAATAGLFDNPAIYDPPKGYEDPTVLADCDVIFMAVPVPTVLGKNDLTIVHEVLETITPILRPDQIIAMRSTVLPGTVRALQEQYPGVRFASNPEFLRAHRAFDDARHPYRVVIGADEPGIAERVADVYRAVLDPDVEFVLTDTRTAEMIKYAANTFLALKISFMHEVWDACQILGIDYAVVKRGLELDPRIGDGEANEELTVQPDRLGFDDECLPKDLAAFTSFLQNELGLPATLFDATATVNAGMLSRRLVAG, translated from the coding sequence ATGGTGCAAGCACGTGTCGGTGTCATCGGCTACGGTGTCGTAGGTGCGGCGACTGCAGGGCTCTTCGACAACCCAGCGATCTATGACCCCCCGAAGGGGTATGAGGATCCAACGGTTCTGGCCGACTGCGATGTGATCTTTATGGCCGTCCCGGTGCCGACCGTGCTGGGGAAGAATGATCTGACCATCGTGCATGAGGTGCTGGAGACGATTACGCCCATCCTGCGCCCGGACCAGATCATCGCCATGCGCTCGACCGTCCTGCCGGGCACGGTGCGCGCGCTCCAGGAGCAGTACCCGGGCGTCCGGTTCGCGTCGAACCCCGAGTTCCTGCGCGCCCACCGCGCCTTCGATGACGCGCGCCACCCGTACCGCGTGGTGATCGGGGCGGACGAGCCGGGCATCGCCGAGCGGGTGGCTGATGTCTACCGGGCGGTGCTCGATCCGGACGTCGAGTTCGTCCTGACCGACACCCGCACGGCCGAGATGATCAAGTACGCCGCCAACACCTTCCTCGCGCTGAAGATCTCGTTCATGCACGAGGTGTGGGATGCCTGCCAGATCCTGGGCATCGACTACGCCGTGGTCAAGCGTGGCCTGGAGCTCGACCCGCGCATCGGCGACGGTGAGGCCAACGAGGAGTTGACCGTGCAGCCGGATCGTCTCGGGTTCGACGACGAGTGTCTGCCGAAGGATCTGGCGGCCTTCACCTCGTTCCTCCAGAACGAGCTCGGCCTGCCGGCCACGCTGTTCGACGCGACGGCGACCGTCAATGCTGGGATGCTGTCTCGGCGGCTCGTGGCTGGCTGA
- a CDS encoding lipoate--protein ligase family protein: MSVHSRWSAYRWHLIRPMPVASVVNHALDEVLLRRVGAGEREPTLRFWGRIEPEVVIGRFQSVRNEVDEEAARRYGIQITRRLTGGGAMFVEPENIITYSIYAPQELVAGMSFVESYAFLDDWVIEALRSLGIDAWYEPINDITSSGGKIGGAAQARRFGAVLHHATLSYDLNSDRMLEVLRIGKEKLSDKGITSAARRVGPLRQQTNLPRDVIVERMIETFAQRCGGLVEDEVSEEEMAEASELIRTKYGTREWTYTLP, from the coding sequence ATGAGCGTCCACTCCCGCTGGTCCGCCTACCGCTGGCATCTGATCCGGCCGATGCCCGTGGCCTCGGTCGTCAACCATGCGCTCGACGAGGTGCTCCTCCGCCGCGTCGGCGCCGGGGAGCGTGAGCCCACGCTCCGCTTCTGGGGACGGATCGAGCCGGAGGTCGTGATCGGCCGCTTCCAGTCGGTGCGCAACGAGGTTGATGAGGAAGCCGCTCGCCGCTACGGCATCCAGATCACCCGCCGCCTCACCGGTGGCGGCGCCATGTTCGTCGAGCCCGAGAACATCATCACCTACTCCATCTACGCCCCGCAGGAGCTGGTGGCCGGTATGTCCTTCGTCGAGTCGTACGCCTTCCTCGATGACTGGGTCATCGAGGCGCTCCGCTCGCTCGGGATCGACGCCTGGTACGAGCCGATCAACGACATTACGTCGAGTGGCGGCAAGATCGGCGGCGCTGCCCAGGCCCGCCGCTTCGGCGCGGTGCTGCACCACGCCACCCTCTCCTACGACCTCAACTCCGACCGCATGCTCGAGGTCCTGCGCATCGGCAAGGAGAAGCTGAGCGACAAGGGCATCACCAGCGCCGCTCGGCGCGTCGGCCCCCTACGCCAGCAGACCAACCTGCCGCGCGACGTGATCGTCGAGCGGATGATCGAAACCTTCGCCCAGCGCTGCGGCGGATTGGTGGAGGACGAGGTGTCGGAGGAGGAGATGGCGGAGGCCAGCGAGCTGATCCGCACCAAGTACGGCACCCGGGAGTGGACCTACACCCTTCCGTAG
- a CDS encoding vWA domain-containing protein, translating to MNAYSYAHRYSRWDGTQRIDPFDADQIMDAISDDVLADGDLTRALQRLFRWGTDQRDGQGMRGMRDLLERIRQMRQREMNRYDLGSVLEDINRRLDDVIETERAGIERRLEQGRQRLERQSQAGAQPSQQGQSGDSGATGEQGQAGESGESGEAGEDGEGYDENLHRLLERMAARNREVLDSLPPDPAGRIKALQDYEFMDPTARQKFQELLAMLQQQMLQQTFQGMQQAIQEMTPEDIADMRQMLRELNEMLEERARGGEPDFERFMHKYGHYFGPNINSLDELLDHLARQMAAMQSLLDSMTPEMRAQLQEALDAVLSDPGIQQELAQLGENLAQLMPNNPYHREFSLSGDEELTLGEAMRLMERLREMEEVEDQLRSVRDWRDLEHVDHDKIRELLGDDLAQDLDQLRQLTKLLEDAGYIQRTRRGYELTPRGVRKIGQKALQDIFQHLKKDRFGQHQLDRSGRGGERTDDTKPYEFGDPFLLHLPKTVMNAVYRDGAGSPVRLQPDDFEVFRTELVTQSSTVLMVDMSRSMLYNGCFTAAKKVALALDSLIRSQFPRDNLYIVGFSYVATELKPSMLPGISWDEYNYGTNMQHGFMLARQLLGRHKGGNKQIIVITDGEPTAHFDGTQVRFSYPPTYQTLQETLKEVARCTREQIVINTFMLERSPYMAGFVSEMAKINRGRAFFATPDHLGEYILVDYVANKRTRVRA from the coding sequence ATGAATGCTTACTCTTACGCACACCGCTATTCCCGCTGGGACGGCACGCAGCGGATTGATCCCTTCGACGCCGACCAGATCATGGACGCCATCTCCGACGACGTGCTGGCGGACGGCGACCTGACGCGCGCTCTCCAGCGGCTCTTCCGCTGGGGCACCGACCAGCGCGACGGCCAGGGGATGCGCGGGATGCGCGACCTGCTGGAGCGCATCCGCCAGATGCGCCAGCGGGAGATGAACCGGTACGACCTCGGCTCGGTGCTGGAGGACATCAACCGCCGGCTGGACGACGTGATCGAAACCGAGCGAGCCGGGATCGAGCGGCGCCTGGAGCAGGGTCGCCAGCGGCTGGAACGACAGTCCCAGGCCGGCGCGCAGCCGTCGCAGCAGGGCCAATCCGGAGATTCCGGCGCGACCGGGGAGCAGGGCCAGGCCGGTGAGTCGGGTGAGTCCGGCGAGGCCGGTGAGGACGGCGAGGGCTACGACGAGAACCTGCACCGGCTGCTGGAGCGCATGGCCGCCCGCAACCGGGAGGTGCTCGACTCGCTGCCGCCTGATCCCGCCGGGCGGATCAAGGCCCTGCAGGACTATGAGTTCATGGACCCGACCGCCCGGCAGAAGTTCCAGGAGCTGCTGGCGATGCTGCAGCAGCAGATGCTGCAGCAGACCTTCCAGGGGATGCAGCAGGCGATCCAGGAGATGACCCCGGAGGACATCGCCGACATGCGGCAGATGCTCCGCGAGCTGAACGAGATGCTCGAGGAGCGCGCCCGCGGCGGGGAGCCCGACTTCGAGCGCTTCATGCATAAGTACGGGCACTACTTCGGGCCGAACATCAACAGCCTGGACGAGCTGCTCGACCACCTGGCGCGCCAGATGGCCGCTATGCAGAGCCTGCTGGACTCGATGACGCCGGAGATGCGCGCCCAGTTGCAAGAGGCACTGGACGCCGTGCTCAGCGACCCGGGCATCCAGCAGGAGCTGGCCCAGCTCGGGGAGAACCTAGCCCAGCTTATGCCGAACAACCCGTACCACCGCGAGTTCTCCCTCAGCGGCGACGAGGAGTTGACGCTGGGTGAGGCCATGCGCCTGATGGAGCGCCTGCGGGAGATGGAGGAGGTCGAGGACCAGTTGCGCAGCGTGCGTGACTGGCGCGACCTGGAACACGTGGACCACGACAAGATTCGGGAGCTGCTGGGCGACGACCTGGCTCAGGACCTGGATCAGCTCCGGCAGCTCACCAAGCTGTTGGAGGACGCCGGGTACATCCAGCGCACGCGCCGCGGCTATGAGCTGACCCCGCGCGGTGTGCGGAAGATCGGGCAGAAGGCGCTGCAGGACATCTTCCAGCACCTGAAGAAGGACCGCTTCGGACAGCACCAGCTCGATCGCTCCGGGCGCGGCGGTGAGCGCACCGACGACACGAAGCCCTACGAGTTCGGCGACCCCTTCCTCCTCCACCTGCCCAAGACCGTCATGAATGCCGTCTACCGCGACGGCGCGGGCAGTCCGGTGCGCCTGCAGCCGGACGACTTTGAGGTGTTCCGTACCGAGCTGGTCACCCAGTCGTCGACCGTGCTGATGGTCGACATGAGCCGGTCGATGCTCTACAACGGCTGCTTCACCGCAGCCAAGAAAGTCGCGCTGGCGCTCGACAGCCTGATCCGTTCCCAGTTCCCGCGCGACAACCTCTATATCGTCGGGTTCTCCTACGTCGCGACCGAGCTGAAGCCGTCGATGCTCCCCGGGATCAGTTGGGACGAGTACAACTACGGCACCAACATGCAGCACGGCTTCATGCTGGCGCGGCAACTGCTCGGCCGGCACAAGGGCGGCAACAAGCAGATCATCGTGATCACCGACGGCGAGCCGACCGCGCACTTCGACGGCACGCAGGTGCGCTTCTCCTACCCGCCGACGTACCAGACGCTGCAGGAGACGCTCAAGGAGGTGGCGCGCTGCACCCGCGAGCAGATCGTGATCAACACCTTCATGCTGGAGCGCAGCCCATACATGGCGGGATTCGTCAGCGAAATGGCGAAGATCAACCGGGGACGCGCATTCTTCGCGACACCGGACCACCTGGGAGAGTATATTTTGGTCGACTATGTGGCGAATAAGCGCACGCGCGTCCGTGCGTAA
- a CDS encoding amidase, producing MAAPSFRLQEATIDDIHAAFRSGQLTSRQLVELYLARIDALDKQGPEINAIITVNPHALDEADAADRAFRERGEFIGPLHGVPVLVKDQLETRGLTTTFGSAALKDYVPDSDATIVARLRAAGAVILAKTNLPDFATSWFGFSSSGGETKNPYVLERDPGGSSAGTGAGVAANLGAVGIGEDTGGSIRVPASFDNLVGLRVTTGLISRAGCSPLVEFQDTAGPMTRTVRDAAILLDTLVGYDPSDPYTVAALHERRPANGYAADLTPDALRGARLGVLRDAFGADDDPDSGPVNRVIEQAIADLRRLGAEVIDPVRLPNLQEYIAETSLYLHRSKYDLNRFLAARPTAAMRSVREIYEAGQYHPRQDLFIQIAEEAPEVPEDRADYFRKLAQREVFRRELLKLMADHELDALIFPDVQVLPPLRADLQAGRWPVLSFPTNTLIGSQTDLPGISVPAGFSPDGAPVGIEFLGKPYDEANLLRFAYAFEEETGHRRPPESAPPLPGEP from the coding sequence ATGGCGGCTCCTTCCTTCCGCTTGCAGGAGGCGACGATCGACGACATCCACGCCGCCTTCCGCTCCGGCCAGCTCACCAGCCGCCAGCTCGTCGAGCTCTACCTCGCCCGGATCGACGCGCTGGACAAGCAGGGTCCCGAGATCAACGCCATCATCACGGTCAACCCCCATGCCCTCGATGAGGCCGACGCCGCAGACCGCGCCTTTCGCGAGCGCGGGGAATTCATCGGCCCGCTGCATGGCGTCCCGGTGCTGGTTAAGGACCAGCTTGAGACGCGCGGGCTCACGACGACGTTCGGCTCCGCGGCGCTGAAGGACTACGTGCCCGACTCCGATGCCACGATCGTGGCGCGGCTCCGCGCCGCCGGGGCGGTGATCCTCGCCAAGACGAACCTGCCCGACTTTGCCACCTCCTGGTTCGGGTTCTCCTCGTCGGGTGGTGAGACGAAGAATCCGTACGTGCTCGAGCGCGACCCGGGAGGCTCCAGTGCGGGTACCGGCGCCGGAGTGGCTGCGAACCTTGGGGCCGTCGGGATCGGCGAGGACACCGGCGGTTCGATCCGGGTGCCCGCATCCTTCGACAACCTCGTGGGACTCCGCGTCACGACCGGCCTGATCAGCCGCGCCGGCTGTTCGCCGCTGGTCGAGTTCCAGGACACCGCGGGTCCGATGACGCGCACCGTCCGGGATGCGGCGATCCTGCTCGACACCCTCGTCGGCTATGACCCCTCGGATCCCTATACCGTCGCGGCGCTCCATGAGCGCCGCCCGGCGAATGGCTATGCGGCGGACCTCACGCCGGATGCGCTGCGCGGCGCCAGGCTCGGCGTGCTGCGTGACGCGTTCGGTGCCGACGATGATCCGGACTCCGGACCGGTCAACCGGGTCATCGAGCAGGCGATCGCAGACCTGCGGCGGCTCGGCGCCGAGGTCATCGACCCGGTGCGCCTCCCCAACCTGCAGGAGTACATCGCTGAGACTTCGCTTTACCTCCACCGCTCGAAGTACGACCTCAACCGCTTCCTGGCGGCCCGGCCCACGGCGGCGATGCGCTCCGTGCGGGAGATCTACGAGGCGGGGCAGTACCACCCGCGACAGGACCTCTTCATCCAGATCGCGGAGGAGGCGCCGGAGGTGCCGGAGGACCGGGCGGACTACTTCCGCAAGCTGGCTCAGCGCGAGGTCTTCCGCCGCGAGCTGCTGAAGCTGATGGCCGATCACGAACTCGACGCCCTGATCTTCCCGGACGTCCAAGTGCTCCCGCCGCTCCGTGCCGATCTGCAGGCCGGTCGCTGGCCGGTGCTGAGCTTCCCGACCAACACCCTGATCGGCTCGCAGACCGACCTGCCCGGGATCTCGGTCCCGGCGGGCTTCAGCCCCGACGGCGCGCCGGTTGGGATTGAGTTCCTCGGCAAGCCGTACGACGAAGCGAACCTGCTGCGGTTCGCCTACGCCTTCGAGGAGGAAACCGGGCACCGCCGGCCGCCCGAGAGCGCGCCGCCACTGCCCGGGGAGCCGTAG
- a CDS encoding glycosyltransferase — translation MLDVSLRVLGWPAYRNRPYNPYNWLLSTHLTAYDPRIEVVEFTPRRLVLEHWDVWHMHWPEKFLRITRRAEMLTKVATLAALIRLAKRKGIRLVWTIHNLASHERLYPSVEQWLREWVVDQIDGAIALSASSAEAARKRFPRLRHLPLAVIPHGHYIDVYPNRIGRSEARARLGLEPEHRVLLFVGQVRRYKNVPHLITCFRELPDPNLRLVVAGLPNDPELAAEVRAAAALDPRVQTHLTLIPDERIQVFLNAADLVVLPYTEILNSGSALLALSFRRPLLVPERGSMAELRQRFGLPWVMTYEQPLTTETLQCALRTLETTPADGDALERRLRQEVGWDKIAAETLSFYRSLLDRDPIAVPGAWQPVPAPVAQDVISQPRAAETASQH, via the coding sequence GTGCTCGACGTCTCGCTGCGAGTGCTCGGCTGGCCTGCGTACCGTAACCGGCCGTACAACCCGTACAACTGGCTGCTGTCGACCCACCTCACCGCGTACGACCCGCGCATCGAAGTCGTCGAATTCACGCCACGGCGGCTGGTCCTGGAGCACTGGGACGTCTGGCACATGCATTGGCCCGAGAAGTTCCTGCGCATCACCCGGCGAGCGGAGATGCTGACCAAGGTCGCCACCCTGGCCGCGCTGATACGGCTCGCCAAGCGGAAGGGCATCCGGCTCGTCTGGACGATCCACAACCTGGCTTCTCACGAGCGGCTCTACCCCAGCGTGGAGCAGTGGCTGCGTGAGTGGGTCGTGGACCAGATCGACGGTGCGATCGCCCTGAGCGCAAGCAGTGCGGAGGCCGCCCGCAAGCGCTTCCCGCGGCTGCGGCATCTGCCACTCGCCGTGATTCCCCACGGGCACTACATCGACGTCTACCCCAACCGGATCGGGCGCTCCGAGGCCCGCGCCAGGCTTGGCCTGGAGCCGGAACACCGGGTACTGCTCTTCGTGGGGCAGGTCCGCCGGTACAAGAACGTGCCGCACCTCATCACGTGCTTTCGCGAGCTGCCGGACCCCAACCTGCGTCTCGTCGTCGCCGGGCTGCCCAACGACCCCGAGCTTGCCGCTGAGGTCCGGGCCGCCGCGGCGCTGGACCCGCGGGTGCAGACGCACCTGACGCTGATCCCGGACGAGCGGATTCAGGTCTTCCTCAACGCGGCCGATCTGGTTGTCCTGCCCTACACGGAGATCCTGAACTCCGGCTCGGCCCTGCTGGCACTCTCGTTCCGTCGCCCGCTGCTCGTGCCCGAGCGCGGATCGATGGCGGAGTTGCGGCAGCGCTTCGGCTTGCCCTGGGTCATGACCTACGAGCAGCCGCTGACGACGGAGACGCTCCAGTGCGCCCTACGGACCCTGGAGACGACTCCGGCCGATGGGGACGCCCTGGAGCGCCGGCTGCGCCAGGAAGTGGGGTGGGACAAGATCGCGGCCGAGACGCTTTCCTTCTACCGGTCGCTGCTCGACCGCGACCCGATCGCGGTGCCGGGCGCCTGGCAGCCCGTGCCGGCGCCCGTCGCCCAGGACGTTATCAGCCAGCCACGAGCCGCCGAGACAGCATCCCAGCATTGA